One Aegilops tauschii subsp. strangulata cultivar AL8/78 chromosome 2, Aet v6.0, whole genome shotgun sequence genomic window, AAAAGACTACACGTAGCTTTGCCTCTACGCTACGTATGATTGTACAAATACGGCGTAGACGCTACGTATACGTATCTCTACGGGCCGCTACAGCCGATCTCGTCTCCTTCGATCTCGCGAAAGCAAACCCTAGCGCTCTCGCGAAAAGCTCCTTgatccatcgccatggcgccatCGGCTTCCGACGTCCTGCGCCTCGACGGCAACGGGAACCCGAGGACGCTCCGCCTCTTGGCGTCGCTCGTGGAGGCCGAGTCCCGccgcttcgccgccgccgcctccgagCCCGCGGAGAACGACCTCGTCCGGGCGTTCCGCGGCGGCGCGACCCCGGCCGTCCCCATCACCGAGTTCCTCGAGCGCCTCCAGCGCTGCAACTACTTGTTTGATGGCGCCGTCTACGTCCTCGCGGCGGCGTACCTCGCGCTCTTCATGCGCAGCCCCGCCGCGCTCGAGGCCGGGATCGTCGTCGAGCCGGCCACCGCGCACCGCCTGATTTCCGTGGCGGTCCTGCTCGGTGCCAAGTTCAGCAGCCCGAGGTACTACGAGAGGCGGGTGGAGTCGTTCCAGGTATGCTCGGGCGAGTCCATCCGGTCCACCGAGCTGTGCCCGCTCGAGTTGCTGTTCCTACGCGCCCTCGACTACCGGGTCTTCATCGACGACGAAGAATTCCGGCGCTTCTTCAGGATCCTGGAACGCCGTCCAGCTCCAGCGCGCAGCGTGGCTTGTgcagcgaagaagaggaaggccgaggaggaggtggaacCACGCCGCGTGCGAGCTTGCCAGCTAGCCGCCCGCTACGGCATCTCAGGATTCAACCAGAGCTAAGTTTTCAATTCTCTCTCTCTCACTATTGCATCCTCGAATTGTTTCTTGCATTGCATTTGAATCATGCCACTCAGGAACTCACCACGCTTTCCTT contains:
- the LOC109787467 gene encoding cyclin-P2-1, encoding MAPSASDVLRLDGNGNPRTLRLLASLVEAESRRFAAAASEPAENDLVRAFRGGATPAVPITEFLERLQRCNYLFDGAVYVLAAAYLALFMRSPAALEAGIVVEPATAHRLISVAVLLGAKFSSPRYYERRVESFQVCSGESIRSTELCPLELLFLRALDYRVFIDDEEFRRFFRILERRPAPARSVACAAKKRKAEEEVEPRRVRACQLAARYGISGFNQS